The proteins below are encoded in one region of Pseudophryne corroboree isolate aPseCor3 chromosome 8, aPseCor3.hap2, whole genome shotgun sequence:
- the STK19 gene encoding inactive serine/threonine-protein kinase 19 isoform X1: MGLGLRENGVSLTSECEMRRHFPVATALVYIWQPGCRSAERIAEEIKLSPSLPPLPFPSMDRKRKLICDTFKVKKQRKEAETVKPDFSAIPSPYPDFTEEPQEAVLYLCTLFPRKLYNDSLPPIFLRHQMYSLIQDRTTADRLLSTLQQKGEVCLVQPGFDADTFLVVMSEDLRRTVIKSVDGSSGAPVVHKFLDSSLIASSKISYNREEMMEKHRFSDGEITQLVHAGLLTVRDAGSWWLSIPGAGRFISHFIKGRKAILAQISRSRYKEVLLTDLSTRKPPHSVRLGMEYHIHDIIGAGLVDCIPTPSGSLLRLSDT; the protein is encoded by the exons ATGGGACTTGGTCTTCGAGAAAATGGCGTCTCGCTCACCTCTGAGTGTGAGATGCGGAGACATTTTCCTGTAGCTACTGCACTAGTGTATATCTGGCAGCCCGGGTGTAGAAGTGCGGAGAGGATAGCGGAG GAAATTAAGCtttccccctcccttccccctctcCCCTTCCCTTCCATGGACCGCAAGCGGAAGCTGATCTGTGACACCTTCAAAGTGAAGAAACAACGAAAAGAGGCCGAGACTGTGAAACCGGATTTCAGCGCAATCCCCTCACCTTATCCAG ATTTTACAGAGGAGCCCCAAGAAGCTGTATTGTACCTGTGTACTCTCTTCCCACGTAAGCTGTACAATGACTCTCTTCCGCCTATTTTTCTGAGGCACCAAATGTACAGTCTCATACAAGACCGCACGACTGCAGATAGACTGTTG AGCACTTTGCAGCAGAAAGGCGAGGTCTGCCTTGTCCAGCCAGGGTTTGATGCTGACACTTTCCTAGTGGTTATGAGTGAGGATTTGCGTCGAACTGTCATCAAAAGCGTTGACGGGAGTTCTGGAGCCCCtgttgtccacaagttcctggactccAGCCTCATTGCCTCCTCTAAGATCAGCTACAACAGGGAGGAAATGATGGAGAAGCACCGATTCAGCGATGGAGAGATCAC GCAGCTGGTTCACGCCGGGCTGCTCACAGTGAGGGATGCGGGGAGTTGGTGGCTGTCCATCCCTGGTGCCGGGAGGTTCATCTCACATTTTATAAAAG ggcGGAAGGCCATTCTCGCTCAGATCAGCAGATCTCGATATAAAGAAGTCCTGCTCACAGATCTCTCCACTCGTAAACCTCCCCACTCTGTCCGGTTAGGAATGGAGTATCACATCCATGACATCATAGGGGCGGGGCTTGTGGACTG CATCCCCACACCCTCTGGAAGTCTCCTCCGCTTATCAGACACGTAG
- the STK19 gene encoding inactive serine/threonine-protein kinase 19 isoform X2 yields MGVIEIKLSPSLPPLPFPSMDRKRKLICDTFKVKKQRKEAETVKPDFSAIPSPYPDFTEEPQEAVLYLCTLFPRKLYNDSLPPIFLRHQMYSLIQDRTTADRLLSTLQQKGEVCLVQPGFDADTFLVVMSEDLRRTVIKSVDGSSGAPVVHKFLDSSLIASSKISYNREEMMEKHRFSDGEITQLVHAGLLTVRDAGSWWLSIPGAGRFISHFIKGRKAILAQISRSRYKEVLLTDLSTRKPPHSVRLGMEYHIHDIIGAGLVDCIPTPSGSLLRLSDT; encoded by the exons ATGGGTGTAATT GAAATTAAGCtttccccctcccttccccctctcCCCTTCCCTTCCATGGACCGCAAGCGGAAGCTGATCTGTGACACCTTCAAAGTGAAGAAACAACGAAAAGAGGCCGAGACTGTGAAACCGGATTTCAGCGCAATCCCCTCACCTTATCCAG ATTTTACAGAGGAGCCCCAAGAAGCTGTATTGTACCTGTGTACTCTCTTCCCACGTAAGCTGTACAATGACTCTCTTCCGCCTATTTTTCTGAGGCACCAAATGTACAGTCTCATACAAGACCGCACGACTGCAGATAGACTGTTG AGCACTTTGCAGCAGAAAGGCGAGGTCTGCCTTGTCCAGCCAGGGTTTGATGCTGACACTTTCCTAGTGGTTATGAGTGAGGATTTGCGTCGAACTGTCATCAAAAGCGTTGACGGGAGTTCTGGAGCCCCtgttgtccacaagttcctggactccAGCCTCATTGCCTCCTCTAAGATCAGCTACAACAGGGAGGAAATGATGGAGAAGCACCGATTCAGCGATGGAGAGATCAC GCAGCTGGTTCACGCCGGGCTGCTCACAGTGAGGGATGCGGGGAGTTGGTGGCTGTCCATCCCTGGTGCCGGGAGGTTCATCTCACATTTTATAAAAG ggcGGAAGGCCATTCTCGCTCAGATCAGCAGATCTCGATATAAAGAAGTCCTGCTCACAGATCTCTCCACTCGTAAACCTCCCCACTCTGTCCGGTTAGGAATGGAGTATCACATCCATGACATCATAGGGGCGGGGCTTGTGGACTG CATCCCCACACCCTCTGGAAGTCTCCTCCGCTTATCAGACACGTAG
- the DXO gene encoding decapping and exoribonuclease protein yields METDTQTLRDSAGRPPKRSSLDEDLPAAPQTKCPHISAPSFRTHHSLYHGPFPFFRLPSEVGSFSLDEKRCYHGDARRLRYFRPPPGTDWDGASLSWDVMEGFENHYVRRNEDEKEGLLHLLTWLKENRGLLEATTRGDSKRPVDRDFVTWRGHLTKILCTPYENQEGWILAVTLFKGTLYISERETAAACKKRKQRTQEQEKLMYSGYKFESYLCADSPDAAPCPSEVVNTNEAYCSVLLGRLNSHSLLLSGEVDCSDPSSANPSPPFCYVELKSSAQIRNPHQQRSFNRYKLLKWWCQSFLLGIPLIVAGFRNPQGRIVALQKYPTSEIPHLVREDKQGWDPATCMNFCGAFLSHMKKVVSTDDPRVVYVFSWEVGSDITFTVETDPDYIILPDWYVQALAQ; encoded by the exons ATGGAGACAGATACACAGACACTGAGGGACAGTGCAG GAAGACCCCCTAAAAGAAGCAGCCTTGATGAGGATCTCCCCGCTGCCCCACAGACGAAGTGTCCTCACATTTCCGCTCCATCTTTCAGGACACATCACTCACTCTACCATGGTCCCTTCCCATTCTTCAGGCTGCCCTCTGAAGTCGGCTCTTTCTCGCTGGATGAGAAGcgttgttaccatggtgatgccaGGCGTTTGCGCTATTTTCGACCTCCTCCGGGTACAGACTGGGATGGTGCTTCACTTTCATGGGACGTGATGGAGGGATTTGAAAATCATTATGTGCGTAGGAATGAAGATGAGAAAGAGGGTCTTCTGCATTTACTGACGTGGCTTAAAGAGAATAGAGGACTTCTGGAAGCAACCACCCGTGGTGACAGCAAGAG ACCGGTGGACCGAGACTTTGTCACCTGGCGCGGTCACCTCACTAAGATCCTATGCACCCCATATGAAAACCAAGAAGGCTGGATTCTGGCAGTCACATTGTTCAAGGGCACCCTGTACATCAGTGAGAGAGAGACGGCGGCTGCCTGCAAGAAGAGGAAACAGAGGACCCAGGAGCAAGAAAAACTCATGTACTCTGGCTACAAGTTTgaaagctacctctgtgccg ACTCGCCTGACGCTGCCCCTTGCCCGTCTGAAGTGGTAAACACCAATGAGGCATATTGCAGTGTCTTATTGGGGAGGCTGAACTCGCATTCGCTCCTCCTGTCTGGAGAGGTGGACTGCTCAGATCCATCCAGTGCTAATCCATCCCCACCGTTCTGCTACGTGGAGCTGAAGTCAAGTGCCCAGATCCGAAATCCACACCAACAACGCAGCTTTAACAG GTACAAGCTCCTGAAGTGGTGGTGCCAGTCGTTCCTCCTGGGGATTCCACTCATTGTTGCAGGTTTCCGGAATCCACAAGGAAGAATCGTAGCGCTACAGAAGTATCCGACGTCAGAAATCCCTCATTTGGTTCGG GAGGACAAGCAGGGCTGGGATCCTGCCACATGCATGAATTTCTGCGGCGCGTTCCTGTCTCACATGAAGAAAGTGGTGAGCACGGATGACCCGAG GGTGGTCTATGTGTTTTCCTGGGAAGTCGGTTCAGACATCACCTTCACGGTTGAAACCGATCCAGACTATATTATCCTTCCGGACTGGTATGTGCAGGCCTTAGCACAGTGA